A section of the Phaseolus vulgaris cultivar G19833 chromosome 8, P. vulgaris v2.0, whole genome shotgun sequence genome encodes:
- the LOC137824828 gene encoding uncharacterized protein → MQAELAASQSRNDELNHVNEELRRTLQAQKERAVEERMSMPPSPPRAFPMPFSPEIMTTVVPPNLVGVKASFTGVEDPKAHLTAFHTQMMLSGGSDAVYCKMFMSTLSGIAMEWFVSLPEGHITSFHQFSKLFIEQYIVNRAPSVVSYDLFDVRQYQGESLKDYLNRFGAQVVRLPSKDEDMLVHAFKKGVLSGPFSESLIRSHPSTFADIRRCAVAHIVAETEVSEKRGSAAPPKPRGGQGKQQQQARVREAKEGKKVQGKPRPYAPRKDQGRGRARENNAPPRYDFMVELADLIALPAIAARLRVPEKTDKVLGRKKNEWCEFHQAFGHTLHSCLALGHQLAELVKSGFLADYLWEAQGDRASGARQENGSMKSLCTGRCKRLREASPVGGAPHHKEKGDQVEVRGYIELRTTFTDGTTARTEKIKYLVVNAPSAYNILLGRPTLNRLGAVPSTRHMKLKLPSMEGTVITIKSDQVEARRCYENSLRQKSSICHVTSTPPPGVLEERSVVRGTHGDQEMEDVTLGGSQVAQVEAEEEGMITPRESGIARAVIASERRPHPAEGWVEVDIRGKRFKLG, encoded by the exons ATGCAGGCGGAGTTGGCTGCATCGCAGAGCAGGAATGATGAGCTGAATCACGTTAATGAGGAGCTGAGAAGGACGTTACAGGCGCAGAAGGAACGCGCAGTTGAAGAAAGAATGTCGATGCCACCATCGCCTCCGAGAGCGTTCcctatgccattctcccctgaaatcatgACAACcgtggtgcctcccaacctggtgggagtGAAGGCGTCGTTCACGGGGGTAGAAGATCCAAaagcgcatctgacggcgttccacacccagatgatgctgtctgggggctcagatgccgtgtattgcaagatgttcatgagtacACTGAGTGGAATCGCCATGGAATGGTTCGTGAGTCtgccagagggtcatatcacgtccttccatcagttttcgaagcttttcatTGAGCAGTATATCGTTAACAGAGCACCTTCAGTGGTTTcgtacgatctgttcgatgtaCGCCAATAtcaaggtgagtcgctgaaagactacctcaaccgcttcggagcacaagtggttagattgcccagcaaggacgaggatatgctggtgcatgcgtttaagaagggagtgttgTCTGGTCCCTtcagtgagtcgctcatcaggagccatcccagcacctttgcggaTATCCGGCGAtgcgcggtggcgcacatagtggcagagacagaggtttctgaaaaaagaggaagtgctgcaccaccgaAGCCGCGTGGAGGACAGGGGAAGCAACAGCAGCAAGCGAGGGTGCGTGAGGCAAAGGAGGGAAAGAAGGTGCAGGGGAAACCTCGTCCTTATGCACCTAGGAAGGACCagggcagggggcgtgcaagggagaataatgcACCCCCAAGGTACGATTTCATGGTGgagttggcggatctgatcgcccttCCTGCCATAGCTGCAAGActccgagtaccagagaagacagataaggtgcTTGGGAGGAAGAAGaacgagtggtgtgagtttcaccaagcctttggccacacactccactcctgcttggcgttgggacaccagcTGGCGGAGTTGGTAAAGTCTGGGTTCCTGGCAGATTACCTGTGGGAggcgcagggtgatcgcgcatcAGGGGCCAGGCAGGAGAAcggcagcatgaagtccctgtgcacggGGAGGTGCAAACGATTGCGGGAGGCTTCTCCAGTGGGGGGTGCACCGCATCACAAAGAAAAAG gggatcaggtagaggtgcgggggtacattgagctgaggacgacgttcaccgATGGAACAACAGCCCGCACCGAAAAgataaagtacttggtggtgaacgccccttctgcgtacaacatcttgctgggaaggccaacactcaataggttgggtGCAGTcccatcgacgaggcacatgaagctgaagctgccgtcgatggagggaaccgtaataaccatcaagtcagatcaggttgaggctagacgctgttatgagaacagcctcagGCAGAAGAGTAGCATATGCCATgtcacctcaacaccaccaccaggtgtgctcgaagagcgatcggtggttaggggAACGCATGGCGATCAGGAGATGGAGGATGTTACgctggggggctcccaggtagctcagGTGGAAGCGGAGGAGGAGGGcatgatcactcctcgcgagtcagggatcgcgagggcagtcatcgccagcgagagaagaCCCCACCCAGCTGAGGGGTGGGTAGAAGTAGATATAAGGGGGAAAAGGTTCAAGTTGGGATGA